A genomic window from Micromonospora ferruginea includes:
- a CDS encoding nuclear transport factor 2 family protein: MTGGDEQARNVEVVRRYLRTFVTKDLAELAEVVDEDVEIYGSGTAVRGRRYPEAAVSSPGLTVLDQEIREIFAAGDRVVVSMAQTYRRDATGATTVQSACKMYRLAGGRIVQFWGEQDTYGLLRGLGLLPDEPITF; the protein is encoded by the coding sequence ATGACCGGCGGGGACGAGCAGGCGCGCAACGTGGAGGTGGTCCGGCGCTACCTGCGGACCTTCGTCACGAAGGACCTGGCCGAGTTGGCCGAGGTGGTCGACGAGGACGTGGAGATCTACGGCTCCGGCACGGCGGTACGCGGCCGGCGCTATCCGGAGGCGGCCGTCTCCTCGCCCGGGTTGACCGTGCTCGACCAGGAGATCCGGGAGATCTTCGCGGCCGGCGACCGGGTGGTGGTGTCGATGGCGCAGACCTACCGGCGGGACGCGACCGGGGCGACCACGGTGCAGAGCGCGTGCAAGATGTACCGGCTGGCCGGCGGCCGGATCGTGCAGTTCTGGGGCGAGCAGGACACCTACGGCCTGCTGCGCGGGCTGGGCCTGCTGCCCGACGAGCCGATCACGTTCTGA
- a CDS encoding DUF6232 family protein, producing MTLYYRDDAVQVTSRAIHAGGQVVPLADVTFVWHARGRTTAAVRGRVLGRGVLVLLLSLPPLVALVCVLSLAWTAQDRGDWKLALVIVAAFVVVGLALTPFLEVPLGWLDRSYERGNRVHELWVQVHGRETMLVRTPDALRFGQIYRAVQRAVEQQGDRR from the coding sequence ATGACCCTCTATTACCGGGACGACGCGGTACAGGTCACCTCCCGGGCCATCCACGCCGGTGGACAGGTCGTACCGCTGGCCGACGTCACCTTCGTCTGGCACGCGCGGGGACGGACCACGGCGGCGGTCCGGGGTCGGGTGCTGGGTCGGGGCGTGCTGGTCCTGCTGCTGTCGCTGCCGCCGCTGGTGGCGCTGGTCTGCGTGCTCTCGCTGGCCTGGACGGCGCAGGACCGGGGCGACTGGAAACTGGCCCTGGTCATCGTGGCCGCGTTCGTGGTGGTCGGCCTGGCGCTCACCCCGTTCCTGGAGGTGCCGCTCGGCTGGCTGGACCGCTCCTACGAGCGCGGCAACCGGGTGCACGAGCTGTGGGTGCAGGTCCACGGGCGGGAGACGATGCTGGTCCGCACGCCCGACGCGCTACGGTTCGGGCAGATCTACCGGGCCGTGCAACGCGCCGTCGAACAACAGGGGGACCGACGATGA